In Risungbinella massiliensis, the genomic stretch CCGACATTGACAGAAGCACCATCACTCACCGTGTTAATTGTAAAGTTACCAATGATTAATTTCATTTGATTACCCTACATCTGATTGGTCACTGACATCTGGATCAATATATAGGTTACGTTCCAAATCTAAGTTGCGCGTAAAATCCCCCACTGGAGAAGAACCTCCTATAGATTTACTATTGCTTTCCGCTCCAATATTGATCGTGTTACCAAAGTTGACGGAAGCAGCACTAGAAACGCTATTGATTTTGATATTGAGTATGTTATTAATGGTGCCCATCTTCCTTCACCTCTGTTTCACGATAGTATTTTATCTCTTGGAAAAACGAACTTCTACTACCCCTCTACGATAGCGAATCGTCTTACTCTTCGGTTCCACTTCAGCTCCCAGCTCAATCTCTTTGCGAAACTCTCCTCGTGGACATTGCTGCGTAAAAGGGGAATAACCATGATAAGGATT encodes the following:
- a CDS encoding spore germination protein, with protein sequence MGTINNILNIKINSVSSAASVNFGNTINIGAESNSKSIGGSSPVGDFTRNLDLERNLYIDPDVSDQSDVG